From Ardenticatenales bacterium:
GCCCGTACCTGGGGGAACCTGCTGATTCAACGGCAGGAAGAGATCAACGCCACCCTGCGCAAGGAAGACCGCATCGGCATTGAACCAATCGACATGCCTACTTATAGCCAGGACAAACCGAAAACGACCATCAACACCGCCGCGGGTGGCGTGTTCGGCGCCCTCCTGGGCCTCATCCTCATTTTCGTTCTGGAATGGCTCGCTTCCGGCGTCGTCCGCCGCCCGGACGACATAGACCGCTACCTGGATATCCCCATTATTGGCGTCATCCCCTCAAAATCGAATTGACCTCCGCCCAAAAAACGGGTTGCGCCTGAATAGACACCTGCCCAATCATAGGGACGGGATGGCGCGGAAAGACGTCGGGGAAAACAAACCATCTTGTCTCCGCGCCGTCTCGCCCGATGTTGCGCCAATGTCGCGCCAAATAGGGCGAGATAGGCGGGTGACGAGGTGGTGATGAATTGCACAGGTGGCGGCCTGCCTGTCCCACCCCTACGCCAGATGGGTTCCCTACCGAAAATGGCCGGTGGGTGTCAGGCGTTGGCCTGGTAGACCTCGTCCATGGCGCTGAGAATGTCGCTGAGTTGATGCACCTCTTCGGCAATTTCGTGTTGCAGACGGCGGGCGCGCCCGCTGTCTATGTCTTTAGCGTCCACCAGCATCGATTGGGAGTAGATTGTGCCCAGGGCACTGAGGGTGTGTTCGAGCTGCAGGCGCGCCCGCTTCATGGTGTTTTCCAGCGCTTCAATGGTGTCAATTTGCCGCTGCATACTTTCCATGGTCACCTGCATCTGGCGGCGCACGCCTTCGTCCTGCTCCTGTTTTAAGCGTGTGTTCAGGTCCATGACGCGGTTGTAGGCGTTCTGGCGGTCGTCCTGGAGCATTTTTTGTTGCTGCTCGTACCGGTCCAGCCGCTGCGCCAGGCTGTAAATGTTTTCCAGCCATTCGTCGATAACCTGGGCCGTGGCGACCAGGTTGTCTTTGAGCATGCCGTCTGCTTGGGTGTGTATGGCGGCAGTGATGCGGCGGCGATAGTCCAGCCCTTTTTGTATCTGGTTTTGCAGGGTTTTGCTGCGCAGGCGTTCTGGTTTGAATTCGCTCTGCAACAGGTCGGCGACGACTTTTTCTCCGGTTTTGGGGTCTTTGATGCTGACGTAGATGAGGGCTGCTTCGCTGATGGCGCCGCCGAGCAGCCATGCCCAGGCGGGGCCAATCGCTACGCCGGGAAAAGTACTGGCCGCGGTCAGGATCAGGGTGAGGGCAATGGTCATGGCGCTCTCCCAGCGAAAAATGGCATATTGGAAGATTGCCTTCTGGACACGTTTTTCCAGGGCTTCACGAGCGCTGCTAGTCATGGGGGTGGTCAGTGGTGTGGGGGCAAAGTCCTTTTGCTGAATTTCGCCCCTTGTTTCAGATTTAGCCGATCAATTTTACTTGACACGAACGGCGCAAATAACACACATGAGACCAACATTGATGCAGCGCAAGCAGTCGTGTAGACCTGTTTCTGGCAACAATGTAGGTGTCTTAATGTTCACTTGCCGTTTCATCCACGACCGAATTCGTGAAATTCGCGTCGGATTGTAACTGCTAAGCCCGATTAGACCAATTTTCTCTGGTGAAATTGGTCCAATCTCCTGAGAGCGTTAGCAGTTACGTCGGATTTTGGACTTGTTGAGATTAGAAGCAAGCGGTTGCTGAGGTGGAGCGGGGCGAGCCGTCGCTCTCATTGAGCGGCGGCGGCGCTGCTTTCGTCCGTGTCTTCTTCTGCCAGCGTTGGCGCTTCGCTCAGACCCAGGCGGCGCTTGCGCTCTTCCAACTGCAAATCGATTTCCGCTTTGCCCAGCACGTCGTCCATCTGTTGGTCAAGCCGACCGGCGTACATTTCCGATTGGGCGGAGGCTTTGTCGAGGCGGGCGTAGATGTTTTCGCGGAGACGGGCGATGTCGCTGTCGCCCATGCCGGCAACGTCGTCCACTTTCTTGATGGCGGCCACCGTCTTTTCTTTCGATTCCGCCAGGGCAATAACGGCTTCTAGTTCGCGCTGTTCCTGGCGAATTGTGTTCAACTTGGCCTGTAACTTCAGGCGTGCATTTAGCAGCGACTCATATTCGCGCTGCTGCTGCACCCATTGGGCGTGATACCGTTCTTGCAGGCCACGGGCTGTGTTTAGCTCGTTTTGCGCCGCGCGTGCCAGGTCGCTTTTGCCTTGCATCAGGAAGGTGTCGATGTTACGGTCGAGGCGGTCGGCTTCTTTCTTATACTGCTGGTATTTGCGTTCTAGCGTCTTCACCTCACCACCGACGGTGGCGGCAGCGTCTTCCAGTTCGTCCAGGTTTTGTTCGGCGTCGCGGATATACTGTTTGAGAACGGCGACGGAATTTGCTTCCAGGGCGCGATCAACCATCGCGTGCAGGTTGGCGGATATGAGGGTTTGGGTCTTTTCAAGCAGGGATGCCATTTTCTCTCCTTAGGACTGATGACGAAATAAAGTGCGGAATTGCATCGTCAGTTTGAAGGAACGGTAAGGAAACAACGTCGTTGTCCTATTTAAATTCCGTTCCTTAGTGGCTGTCCGCAATTGAGTTAGCGGAAATGTGCGGACTACGACTATCCAGGATAGCTTGTCAGTAACCGTCCGCAAAAAAGTGTGAAGTTATTTTCGGACGGTTGCTGAGAACCTGGCGCAGGTTGATAGATGGTTTGTCGCTAGGGGAAGATTGCCGGATTGCTTCTGGCCATCTGCGGCGCGGGCGACAGGAGTCTGCGCGGGTGGTCAGGGGGCGCTTGCCGGCAAGACAATGGTCATCGTACACCCGCGCTCCTTATCATTATCCATCTCAACACGCCCTTTGTGCAAGTCGATAATGCCTTTCACCACCGTCAAGGCTGGGCCGTAGAGTGGCACGGTGACGATGCCGTCATCATTGTTGGCAAACAAAGCCCGTAACCGGTCTGCTTCTGGCGGGGAAAACACCAGGGCGGGGATACGCATGGAGATGTGTACTTCCGTTTTGTGGGCCCGGATAGCGAAATACATCTCCTTTCCGCCGACTTGCCGGCACGCTTCGCAACCGCTGTACACGAACTGCTCCAGCCCGTTTCCCAATGCTTCGCTGTCACCGAAGATTGCCGGCAATTGTGACGCTATCTCTACGAAAAAATGAATTCGCGCGTTTTCAGGAAGGCTGTGATAGGTATCGACAATGAGGTGAAACAGCGCCCCAATGCCCTCCAGCGGACCGGCGCGGTACTCAAAGGCACTGGAGGCCTCGCCCGTTTTGATTTCTACCAGCGTGATGAAATTCTCCACCAGCCGGGTCAGGTGTTGGCTGGCGGATTGCAGCCCTTGCAGCGAGGCTTTAAGCGTGAAATCTGAATTGGCGTTTTGCAGATTCTCCGTCAACTGCCGCGAATAGACGTTGACCTGATCCAGTGGCAGGCGCAAATCAGGTTGCAGGAGGTTAAGAATACTGCGCTTGAAAGCAATGAAGTTTTGCGTGAGAACGTCCTGCACCTGAAAATACCGATTGAGCTGTGTCGTCACCAGTGTCAGCAGGTCATTCGTATTGTACGGTTTAGGGATGTACTCTTCCGCACCGATGCTGCGCCCGTGCTGTATGTCTTGTTTGTCGCCGCGAGCAGTGAGGAAAATGAAGGGGATTTCCACCCAGTCGGGGTTGGCCCGCACGTGTTCCAAAAGCTGGAAGCCGTCCATTTTGGGCATCATGACATCAGAGATGATCAATTGAGGCGTGTTGCGGGCGAGGACGTCCAGCGCGTGTT
This genomic window contains:
- a CDS encoding PspA/IM30 family protein; the protein is MASLLEKTQTLISANLHAMVDRALEANSVAVLKQYIRDAEQNLDELEDAAATVGGEVKTLERKYQQYKKEADRLDRNIDTFLMQGKSDLARAAQNELNTARGLQERYHAQWVQQQREYESLLNARLKLQAKLNTIRQEQRELEAVIALAESKEKTVAAIKKVDDVAGMGDSDIARLRENIYARLDKASAQSEMYAGRLDQQMDDVLGKAEIDLQLEERKRRLGLSEAPTLAEEDTDESSAAAAQ